One window from the genome of Rhodopseudomonas sp. P2A-2r encodes:
- a CDS encoding DUF6634 family protein, with protein sequence MLTKMFPFLDPVHITRALSDRLQALAEDCLMLEHDLTFVSVRLRTAPMLDSYVPVLSPLGLHLVGQVTQHPLLGSRRIVTSQVWVADPEGHWARTLSRFYRLGRPADPDDCDRILATSPFTFDGCDEAGWSGDVN encoded by the coding sequence ATGCTGACCAAAATGTTTCCATTTCTCGATCCAGTTCACATCACGCGCGCATTATCAGACCGGCTACAAGCGTTGGCCGAGGATTGCCTCATGCTGGAACATGACCTCACGTTCGTGTCGGTGCGATTGCGCACCGCACCAATGCTTGATTCCTATGTCCCCGTGCTCTCGCCGCTCGGCCTGCATCTCGTCGGCCAGGTCACGCAGCATCCGCTGCTAGGATCGCGCAGAATCGTCACTTCACAGGTCTGGGTTGCCGATCCGGAAGGACACTGGGCTCGGACTCTCTCACGATTCTACCGCCTGGGACGCCCCGCCGATCCCGACGATTGCGATCGCATCCTCGCAACCTCGCCGTTTACGTTCGACGGCTGCGACGAAGCCGGCTGGTCCGGAGACGTCAATTGA